One segment of Peromyscus leucopus breed LL Stock chromosome 5, UCI_PerLeu_2.1, whole genome shotgun sequence DNA contains the following:
- the Samd1 gene encoding LOW QUALITY PROTEIN: atherin (The sequence of the model RefSeq protein was modified relative to this genomic sequence to represent the inferred CDS: inserted 2 bases in 2 codons), with amino-acid sequence MAGPPALPPPETAAAATTAAAASSSAASPHYQEWILDTIDSLRSRKARPDLERICRMVRRRHGPEPERTRAELEKLIQQRAVLRVSYKGSISYRNAARVQPPRRGATPPAPPRVPRXGPAAPPPTPAPPPAPVAAPTRAPRAAAATAPPSPGPAQPGPRAQRAAPLAAPPPAPAAPPAAAPPAGPRRAPPPAVAAREPPPPAPPQQQQPPPPQPQPPPXGGAARAGGPARPVSLREVVRYLGGSGGASGRLTRGRVQGLLEEEAARGRLERTRLGALALPRGDRPGRAPPAASARAARSKRGGEERVFEKEEEDDDEDEEEEEEDNVSEGSEVPESDRPAGAQHHQINGERGPQSAKERAKEWSPCGPYQSQDEGRGPAPGSCTRQVFSMTAVNKEGGSACVAAAPDSPSPVPLPPGKPALPGADGTPFSCPPGRKEKPTDPVEWTVMDVVEYFTEAGFPEQATAFQEQEIDGKSLLLMQRTDVLTGLSIRLGPALKIYEHHIKVLQQGHFEDEDPDGFLG; translated from the exons ATGGCGGGGCCCCCGGCCCTACCCCCGCCGGAGACGGCGGCGGCCGCCACCACGGCGGCCGCCGCCTCGTCGTCCGCCGCTTCCCCGCACTACCAAGAGTGGATTCTGGACACCATCGACTCGCTGCGCTCGCGCAAGGCGCGGCCGGACCTGGAGCGCATCTGCCGGATGGTGCGGCGGCGGCACGGCCCGGAGCCCGAGCGCACGCGCGCGGAGCTCGAGAAACTGATCCAGCAGCGCGCCGTGCTTCGGGTCAGCTACAAGGGGAGCATCTCGTACCGCAACGCGGCGCGCGTCCAGCCGCCCCGCCGCGGAGCCAccccgcccgccccgccgcgCGTCCCCC GGGgccccgccgcgccgccgcccaCGCCCGCCCCGCCGCCCGCGCCCGTCGCCGCCCCGACCCGGGCGCCCCGCGCGGCCGCCGCCACAGCGCCCCCTTCTCCCGGCCCCGCGCAGCCGGGTCCCCGGGCGCAGCGGGCCGCGCCCCTAGCCGCGCCGCCACCAGCGCCCGCCGCGCCCCCGGCCGCGGCGCCCCCAGCCGGCCCGCGCCGAGCACCGCCGCCCGCCGTCGCCGCccgggagccgccgccgccggcgccgccacagcagcagcagccgccacCGCCGCAGCCACAGCCGCCGC GAGGGGGCGCGGCGCGAGCGGGCGGCCCGGCGCGGCCCGTGAGCCTGCGGGAAGTCGTGCGCTACCTCGGGGGCAGCGGCGGCGCCAGCGGCCGCCTTACTCGCGGCCGCGTGCAGGGGCTGCTGGAAGAAGAGGCGGCGCGGGGCCGTCTGGAGCGCACCCGCCTGGGAGCGCTCGCACTGCCCCGCGGAGACAGGCCGGGACGGGCGCCGCCGGCCGCTAGCGCACGCGCGGCGCGGAGCAAG AGAGGTGGAGAAGAGCGGGTctttgagaaagaagaggaagacgaTGATgaagacgaggaggaggaggaggaggacaatgTGTCAGAGGGCTCAGAAGTGCCTGAGAGTGACCGACCCGCAGGTGCTCAGCACCACCAGATTAATGGAGAGCGGGGCCCTCAGAGTGCTAAGGAGAGGGCCAAGGAGTGGTCGCCCTGTGGACCCTACCAGAGCCAGGACGAAGGGCGGGGACCAGCACCTGGCAGCTGCACACGCCAGGTGTTCTCGATGACAGCTGTGAATAAAGAAGGGGGATCAG CTTGTGTTGCGGCTGCTCCGGATTCTCCATCTCCTGTGCCTTTGCCCCCAGGAAAACCAGCCCTACCTGGGGCTGATGGGACACCTTTTAGCTGTCC TCCTGGGCGCAAAGAAAAGCCAACCGACCCAGTGGAGTGGACGGTCATGGATGTGGTGGAATACTTCACTGAGGCAGGCTTCCCAGAGCAGGCCACTGCTTTTCAAGAGCAG GAAATCGATGGCAAGTCTTTGTTGCTCATGCAACGGACAGATGTGCTGACTGGCCTGTCCATCCGCCTGGGCCCAGCCTTGAAGATTTACGAGCACCACATCAAggtccttcagcaaggccacttTGAGGATGAAGACCCTGACGGTTTCCTAGGCTGA